A genomic segment from Propionibacteriaceae bacterium ZF39 encodes:
- the sucB gene encoding 2-oxoglutarate dehydrogenase, E2 component, dihydrolipoamide succinyltransferase codes for MADETWVVTMPKLGETVTEGTIGSWLKNVGDTVEFDDPLFEVSTDKVDSEIPSPYDGVILEIMVQAGETVPVGTEVVRIGAPGSTPGAAPAAPADSADSAPAAETAAEAPVAGEQADGQSGMAEGAGVVHDLTMPKLGETVTEGTIGSWLKNEGDTIEFDDPLFEVSTDKVDSEIPSPYDGVLLQILVQAGETVPVGTVVARIGEPGATPSGSGAVAPVEVSGASAQPAAAAESGATPGAEAGKNYSPIVRRLAAENGIDLSTVTGTGAGGRIRREDIQAAIENRPARGGAPAPTKPSAPAATAAPAAAAPAAAPAAAMGPQTGVPAVPGVPDDRDEIKPLSKMRLAIAAGMVQSLQISPQVWTSIEVDYENVEIARQKHKDAYKKATGASLSYMTFVARALGEALLKYPAVNSSIDVPNKTQTFHPYVNLGIAVDLNEQGLVVPVVRNADQLNLKGIGIQIKEQASKARDGKLGMDDYKGSTFTITNVGPFQSYASAPIINQPNVGILCTDGVARKPVAIGNTIAIHSVGIIGLVYDHRAFDGATASKFLLDLRDILQNRDWDAELGS; via the coding sequence ATGGCAGACGAAACCTGGGTCGTGACGATGCCCAAACTCGGTGAAACCGTCACCGAGGGCACGATCGGGTCGTGGCTGAAGAACGTGGGTGACACCGTCGAGTTCGACGACCCGTTGTTCGAGGTCTCGACCGACAAGGTCGACTCGGAAATTCCCAGCCCCTATGACGGCGTGATCCTCGAGATCATGGTGCAGGCCGGCGAGACGGTGCCGGTCGGCACCGAGGTCGTCCGGATCGGCGCCCCCGGGTCGACCCCGGGTGCCGCCCCCGCAGCCCCCGCAGACTCCGCTGACTCCGCCCCTGCAGCCGAGACGGCTGCCGAGGCTCCCGTTGCCGGAGAGCAGGCCGACGGCCAGTCCGGCATGGCCGAAGGCGCCGGTGTGGTCCACGACCTCACGATGCCCAAGCTCGGCGAGACCGTGACCGAGGGCACGATCGGCAGCTGGCTCAAGAACGAGGGCGACACGATCGAGTTCGACGACCCGCTGTTCGAGGTCTCGACCGACAAGGTCGACTCGGAAATCCCCAGCCCCTATGACGGCGTCCTGCTCCAGATTCTGGTGCAGGCCGGCGAGACGGTGCCGGTCGGCACGGTCGTGGCCCGCATCGGCGAGCCCGGTGCGACCCCCAGCGGCAGCGGTGCTGTCGCCCCGGTGGAGGTCAGCGGCGCTTCGGCCCAGCCTGCTGCGGCAGCTGAGTCGGGAGCCACCCCGGGCGCCGAGGCCGGCAAGAACTACTCCCCCATCGTCCGTCGTCTGGCGGCCGAGAACGGGATCGACCTGTCGACCGTGACCGGCACCGGTGCCGGTGGCCGCATCCGTCGTGAGGACATCCAGGCGGCCATCGAGAACCGCCCGGCTCGTGGTGGCGCTCCCGCCCCGACCAAGCCGTCCGCCCCTGCAGCGACCGCAGCCCCGGCTGCCGCAGCCCCGGCCGCAGCTCCCGCTGCCGCCATGGGACCGCAGACCGGCGTACCGGCTGTCCCGGGTGTCCCGGACGACCGCGACGAGATCAAGCCGCTGTCGAAGATGCGCCTGGCCATCGCGGCCGGCATGGTTCAGTCCCTGCAGATCTCCCCGCAGGTCTGGACCTCGATCGAGGTGGACTACGAAAACGTCGAGATTGCCCGACAGAAGCACAAGGATGCCTACAAGAAGGCAACCGGCGCTTCGCTGTCCTACATGACGTTCGTGGCCCGGGCACTGGGCGAGGCACTGTTGAAGTATCCGGCCGTGAACTCCAGCATCGACGTGCCCAACAAGACCCAGACCTTCCACCCCTATGTCAACCTTGGCATCGCGGTGGACCTCAACGAGCAGGGTCTGGTTGTCCCGGTGGTCCGCAACGCGGATCAGCTCAACCTCAAGGGCATCGGCATCCAGATCAAGGAGCAGGCCTCCAAGGCCCGCGACGGCAAGCTGGGCATGGACGACTACAAGGGCTCGACCTTCACGATCACCAACGTGGGGCCGTTCCAGAGCTATGCGTCCGCGCCGATCATCAACCAGCCGAACGTCGGCATTCTGTGCACCGATGGCGTGGCCCGCAAGCCCGTCGCCATCGGCAACACGATCGCCATTCACTCGGTCGGCATCATCGGTCTGGTCTATGACCACCGCGCGTTCGACGGGGCGACCGCCTCGAAGTTCCTGCTGGATCTGCGGGACATCCTGCAGAACCGTGACTGGGACGCCGAGCTCGGCAGCTGA
- a CDS encoding DUF3017 domain-containing protein — MPDTTGSFKALARAKASSLTQWPLLVVVGIVTVGLVLVAVGFWHAGTATVGGGLLVGAAERALLSRHSAGLLHVRSRLFDVTFMLVCGLGIIILAAVVPTP; from the coding sequence ATGCCGGATACCACCGGCAGCTTCAAGGCCCTGGCCCGGGCCAAAGCGAGTTCCCTGACCCAGTGGCCCCTGCTGGTCGTGGTCGGCATTGTGACGGTCGGCCTGGTGCTGGTGGCGGTGGGCTTCTGGCATGCCGGCACGGCGACCGTCGGGGGAGGGCTGCTCGTCGGTGCAGCCGAACGCGCGCTGCTTTCGCGGCATTCGGCGGGGCTGCTGCATGTGCGGAGCCGCTTGTTCGATGTCACCTTCATGCTGGTGTGCGGCCTGGGGATCATCATCCTGGCCGCCGTGGTGCCGACGCCCTGA
- the lpdA gene encoding dihydrolipoyl dehydrogenase, with amino-acid sequence MSEYDICVLGGGPGGYASALYAASAGLKVAIVEKETFGGTCLNRGCIPAKGLLQAAEVYRAVGHAKSFGFEVPAGETKIDWPQVNKRKQGVVNTLVKGLEGLIKKRKVDIFRGKGTMNADGKIVVDGQVIDSKNVIIVSGSVPKWFPGMEPGPRVITSDEATNSTWESLPKSVAVIGGGVIGVEFASVYIDMGVETTLLEFMDDPILPLGTDREVADTVAKALKKRGLKAIGGAKVGKLQDNGSSVTVPYEKGGKEESIEVEQVLVAVGRRPLSEDQGFEEAGVAIDQRGFIEVDTNTMQTSREGVYAVGDVVNTPGLAHVAYAEAIVAVKHILGENPVPLDYGKVPNIVYAHPEIAWSGMTEEQAKEAGIDYEVKKHGWPGNGRSMIVGETEGMVKIIAEKNGPIIGFHIAGPWASELMNGGYYAVNWEATPEDLGHLIHAHPTLAENIGETVITFSGRSLHN; translated from the coding sequence ATGAGCGAATACGACATCTGCGTCCTGGGCGGCGGACCCGGCGGCTACGCCTCTGCGCTGTACGCCGCCTCCGCGGGCCTCAAGGTCGCCATCGTCGAGAAGGAAACCTTCGGCGGCACCTGCCTCAACCGTGGCTGCATCCCGGCCAAGGGTCTGCTGCAGGCGGCCGAGGTCTATCGAGCCGTGGGCCATGCGAAGTCGTTCGGCTTCGAGGTTCCCGCGGGCGAGACCAAGATCGATTGGCCCCAGGTCAACAAGCGCAAGCAGGGCGTCGTCAACACCCTGGTGAAGGGCCTTGAGGGCCTGATCAAGAAGCGCAAGGTCGACATCTTCCGCGGCAAGGGCACGATGAACGCCGACGGCAAGATCGTCGTCGACGGCCAGGTCATCGACTCCAAGAACGTGATCATCGTCTCCGGCTCGGTGCCCAAGTGGTTCCCGGGCATGGAGCCGGGGCCGCGCGTGATCACCTCCGACGAGGCCACCAACTCGACCTGGGAGTCCCTGCCCAAGTCGGTTGCGGTCATCGGCGGCGGCGTGATCGGCGTCGAGTTCGCGTCGGTCTATATCGACATGGGTGTCGAGACCACGCTGCTCGAGTTCATGGATGATCCGATCCTGCCGCTCGGCACCGACCGCGAAGTCGCGGACACCGTGGCCAAGGCGCTCAAGAAGCGTGGTCTGAAGGCCATCGGCGGCGCCAAGGTCGGCAAGCTCCAGGACAACGGCTCCAGCGTGACCGTGCCCTATGAGAAGGGCGGCAAGGAGGAGTCGATCGAGGTCGAGCAGGTGCTGGTCGCCGTCGGTCGTCGACCGCTGTCCGAGGACCAGGGCTTCGAGGAGGCGGGCGTCGCCATCGATCAGCGCGGCTTCATCGAGGTGGACACGAACACGATGCAGACCTCGCGCGAGGGCGTGTACGCCGTCGGTGACGTCGTCAACACTCCCGGTCTCGCCCACGTGGCGTACGCGGAGGCCATCGTTGCCGTGAAGCACATCCTCGGCGAGAACCCGGTGCCGCTCGACTATGGCAAGGTCCCGAACATCGTCTATGCCCACCCCGAGATCGCCTGGTCGGGCATGACGGAGGAGCAGGCCAAGGAAGCCGGCATCGACTACGAGGTCAAGAAGCACGGCTGGCCGGGCAACGGCCGGTCGATGATCGTCGGTGAGACCGAGGGCATGGTGAAGATCATTGCCGAGAAGAACGGTCCCATCATCGGATTCCACATCGCCGGCCCCTGGGCCTCGGAGCTGATGAACGGCGGCTATTACGCGGTCAACTGGGAAGCCACCCCGGAGGATCTCGGCCACCTCATCCATGCGCACCCGACCCTGGCGGAGAACATCGGCGAGACGGTGATCACCTTCTCCGGCCGATCCCTGCACAACTGA
- a CDS encoding DUF4190 domain-containing protein, which yields MSGNQHHPDPFSREGAQPGDGLGEPNRFDTWADGATPAGQHLPGSAASGAEPPYGQPSAADPYGQSSAADPYGQPSAADPYGQPSAADAYGSAQSQPSAADTGGAFPAYPYGSGSTGDGYSNPSTTDNYANPQVDEAYAAFQGYQASTSNYPAQQVTPYQGYQAAYTAHSPYARSLPNSGYAIPSLVLGIVSFVTCGITGPLGIGFGVAALKQIQSEPNSYGGNGLAIGGIITGALGTLFLLMWIMGALMS from the coding sequence ATGAGCGGCAACCAGCACCACCCCGATCCTTTCAGCCGGGAGGGTGCCCAGCCCGGAGATGGCCTGGGTGAGCCCAACCGATTCGACACCTGGGCCGATGGCGCCACCCCCGCCGGCCAGCACCTTCCGGGCAGCGCGGCCTCCGGCGCCGAACCGCCCTATGGCCAGCCGTCTGCTGCCGATCCCTATGGGCAGTCGTCCGCCGCCGATCCCTATGGCCAGCCCTCTGCTGCCGATCCCTACGGTCAGCCGTCCGCTGCCGACGCCTACGGTTCGGCCCAGTCCCAGCCGTCGGCAGCCGACACGGGGGGTGCCTTCCCGGCGTACCCGTATGGCTCAGGTTCCACCGGAGACGGCTATTCCAATCCGTCCACGACCGACAACTATGCGAACCCGCAGGTCGACGAGGCGTACGCAGCGTTCCAGGGCTATCAGGCCAGCACTTCGAACTACCCCGCGCAGCAGGTCACGCCCTATCAGGGTTATCAGGCCGCCTACACGGCGCACAGTCCTTATGCGCGGTCCCTGCCCAACTCCGGCTATGCCATCCCGTCGCTGGTCCTCGGCATCGTCTCGTTCGTGACGTGCGGCATCACGGGACCGTTGGGGATCGGCTTCGGTGTCGCAGCCCTCAAGCAGATCCAGTCGGAACCCAATTCCTACGGCGGCAACGGTCTGGCCATCGGTGGCATCATCACCGGCGCCCTGGGCACGCTGTTCCTGCTGATGTGGATCATGGGCGCGCTGATGTCCTGA
- a CDS encoding bifunctional methylenetetrahydrofolate dehydrogenase/methenyltetrahydrofolate cyclohydrolase: MTARKLDGKATAAAIKQELAIRVAALRERGIVPGLGTVLVGDDPGSQIYVNGKHRDCQEVGIASIRVDLPADTTAEQLRAEIDALNANDACTGYIVQLPLPKHLDEHAALALIDPEKDADGLAPMSLGKLVLGEPGPLPCTPRGIVELLRRHDVELNGAEVCVVGRGTTVGRPLGLLLTRRSENSTVTLCHTGTRDLAAHTRAADIVVGAAGVPGLITADMIKPGAALVDVGITRNAEGKQVGDFAPEVWDVAGWVTPNPGGVGPMTRAMLLENVVERAEALAAGS, encoded by the coding sequence ATGACAGCCCGGAAGCTGGACGGAAAGGCCACCGCGGCCGCGATCAAGCAGGAGCTTGCCATCCGTGTGGCTGCGCTCCGCGAACGCGGCATCGTGCCCGGGCTCGGAACTGTCCTGGTGGGTGATGATCCGGGCAGCCAGATCTATGTCAACGGCAAACACCGCGACTGCCAGGAAGTCGGCATTGCCTCGATCCGCGTCGACCTGCCGGCCGACACGACAGCGGAGCAGTTGCGTGCGGAGATCGATGCGCTCAATGCCAATGACGCCTGCACGGGCTATATCGTCCAGCTGCCCCTGCCCAAACACCTCGACGAGCACGCGGCCTTGGCGTTGATCGACCCGGAGAAGGATGCCGACGGGCTTGCGCCCATGAGTCTCGGCAAGCTGGTCCTCGGCGAGCCGGGCCCGCTGCCGTGCACGCCCCGCGGCATCGTTGAGCTCCTCCGTCGCCACGACGTGGAGCTGAACGGCGCCGAGGTCTGTGTCGTCGGTCGCGGCACCACGGTCGGCCGTCCACTCGGCCTGCTGCTGACCCGCCGCTCCGAGAACTCGACCGTCACCCTTTGCCACACCGGCACGCGTGACCTCGCCGCCCACACCCGGGCTGCGGACATCGTGGTGGGCGCGGCTGGCGTACCGGGGCTGATCACCGCCGACATGATCAAGCCGGGAGCGGCGCTCGTGGATGTGGGCATCACCCGCAACGCGGAGGGGAAGCAGGTGGGCGATTTCGCCCCGGAAGTGTGGGATGTGGCGGGTTGGGTAACCCCCAATCCCGGCGGTGTCGGGCCCATGACCCGCGCCATGCTGCTGGAGAACGTGGTCGAGCGCGCCGAAGCCCTCGCCGCGGGGAGCTGA
- a CDS encoding MaoC family dehydratase: MSDERKPFVINGRDELNEWAGKDLGTSEWVTVNQEDINTFAELTGDDQWIHVDLEKAKAGPYGTTIQYGFLTLSKSTGFLWEICVVEGFSVILNYGLNKVRFPSPLKTGQRYRMHANLAEVNELKGGVETVYKLTYEVEGEAKPCCVADLVFRYYD, encoded by the coding sequence ATGAGCGACGAGCGCAAACCCTTCGTCATCAATGGCCGTGACGAACTCAACGAATGGGCCGGCAAGGATCTCGGCACCAGCGAGTGGGTCACCGTCAACCAGGAAGACATCAACACCTTCGCCGAACTGACCGGCGACGACCAGTGGATCCACGTCGATCTGGAGAAGGCGAAGGCCGGCCCCTACGGCACCACGATCCAGTATGGATTCCTCACCCTGAGCAAGTCGACCGGTTTCCTCTGGGAGATCTGCGTGGTCGAGGGCTTCAGCGTGATCCTGAACTACGGCCTCAACAAGGTCCGGTTCCCGTCCCCGCTGAAGACTGGTCAGCGTTACCGGATGCACGCCAACCTGGCGGAAGTGAACGAGCTCAAGGGCGGCGTCGAAACCGTCTACAAGCTCACCTACGAGGTCGAGGGCGAGGCGAAGCCCTGCTGCGTGGCCGACCTCGTCTTCCGTTATTACGACTGA
- a CDS encoding malate dehydrogenase, translating to MTKSPVKVAITGAAGQICYSLLFRIASGELLGKDQPVALHLLEITPALKALEGVVMELDDCAFPLLDNIVTGDDPNKVFDGVNMALLVGAKPRGKGMERGDLLKDNGGIFAPQGKALNDHAADDIRVLVTGNPANTNALIAMHNAPDIPNERFNALTRLDHNRAISQLAAKLDVPVTDIKKMTIWGNHSATQYPDIFNCEVGGKNAAELVNDQAWLADTFIPTVAKRGAAIIEARGLSSAASAANATIDHMRDWALGTPDGDWVSMSVPSDGSYGVAEDIISSFPCTVSNGEYSIVQGLEINDFSRQKIDASVAELVEERDTVAELGLI from the coding sequence GTGACCAAGAGTCCTGTGAAGGTGGCCATTACCGGCGCCGCCGGACAAATCTGCTACAGCCTGCTGTTCCGCATCGCCAGCGGCGAACTGCTGGGCAAGGACCAGCCCGTAGCCCTGCACCTGCTCGAGATCACCCCCGCGCTGAAGGCGCTGGAAGGCGTGGTCATGGAGCTGGACGACTGCGCGTTCCCCCTGTTGGACAACATCGTGACCGGTGACGATCCCAACAAGGTCTTCGACGGCGTGAACATGGCCCTGCTCGTGGGCGCCAAGCCGCGCGGCAAGGGCATGGAGCGGGGCGACCTGCTCAAGGACAACGGTGGCATTTTCGCTCCCCAGGGCAAGGCTCTGAACGATCATGCGGCCGATGACATCCGTGTGCTGGTGACCGGCAACCCGGCCAACACCAACGCCCTCATCGCGATGCACAACGCGCCCGATATCCCCAACGAGCGGTTCAACGCGTTGACCCGCCTCGACCACAACCGCGCCATCTCGCAGCTCGCGGCGAAGCTCGACGTGCCCGTCACCGACATCAAGAAGATGACGATCTGGGGCAACCACTCGGCAACGCAGTATCCCGACATCTTCAATTGCGAGGTCGGCGGGAAGAACGCGGCCGAACTGGTCAACGACCAGGCCTGGCTCGCCGACACCTTCATCCCGACCGTGGCCAAGCGCGGTGCGGCGATCATCGAGGCCCGCGGCCTGTCGTCGGCCGCTTCCGCCGCCAACGCGACGATCGACCACATGCGTGACTGGGCTCTCGGCACCCCGGACGGCGACTGGGTTTCCATGTCGGTTCCGTCGGACGGCTCCTATGGCGTCGCCGAGGACATCATCTCGTCGTTCCCCTGCACCGTCAGCAACGGCGAGTATTCGATCGTGCAAGGTCTCGAGATCAACGACTTCTCCCGCCAGAAGATCGACGCCTCGGTCGCCGAGCTCGTCGAAGAACGCGACACGGTCGCCGAACTCGGCCTGATCTGA
- the purU gene encoding formyltetrahydrofolate deformylase yields the protein MTIQTPTANDTEQGEWVLTLVCADRPGIVHTVSGAVVAASGNIVELQQFSSAEDGNGGHGGGGRFFMRVHVEAPVAEDVMREHLDRAAVQLGADWTLDRVGRPIRTLVLASKAGHCLNDLLFRQRSGWLPVEIPLVLSNHPDLAPLAEFYGVPFADHVVLPETKVEFEQRILDAVEEHQIELIVLARYMQILSPELCRALAGRAINIHHSFLPGFKGANPYRQAHGRGVKLIGATAHFVTSDLDEGPIIEQNVVRVDHSKSVKELVAIGQDEESRTLTEAVKLFAERRVLLDGSRTIIFR from the coding sequence ATGACGATTCAGACGCCGACCGCGAACGACACCGAGCAGGGCGAGTGGGTGCTCACCCTCGTGTGTGCCGACCGGCCGGGCATCGTTCACACGGTGTCGGGCGCAGTCGTGGCGGCGTCCGGCAACATCGTCGAACTGCAGCAGTTCAGCTCCGCCGAGGACGGCAACGGTGGCCATGGCGGCGGCGGCCGCTTCTTCATGCGCGTGCATGTGGAGGCGCCGGTGGCGGAAGACGTCATGCGGGAACACCTCGACAGGGCCGCCGTGCAACTCGGCGCGGACTGGACGCTCGATCGTGTCGGCCGGCCCATCCGCACCCTCGTGCTCGCCTCAAAGGCCGGGCATTGCCTCAACGACCTGCTGTTCCGCCAGCGATCGGGATGGCTGCCGGTGGAGATCCCCCTCGTGCTGTCGAATCACCCGGACCTCGCGCCCCTGGCGGAGTTCTATGGGGTGCCGTTCGCCGATCATGTCGTGCTGCCGGAGACCAAGGTCGAGTTCGAACAGCGGATTCTGGACGCGGTCGAGGAGCATCAGATCGAGCTGATCGTCCTGGCGCGCTATATGCAGATCCTGTCCCCCGAGCTCTGTCGCGCCCTGGCGGGGCGCGCGATCAACATCCACCACTCGTTCCTGCCCGGATTCAAGGGCGCCAATCCCTATCGGCAGGCCCATGGCCGGGGGGTGAAGCTCATCGGCGCCACTGCTCACTTCGTGACTTCCGACCTCGACGAGGGCCCGATCATCGAGCAGAACGTCGTGCGGGTCGACCACAGCAAGTCGGTCAAGGAACTGGTTGCGATCGGTCAGGACGAGGAGTCACGCACCCTGACCGAGGCCGTCAAGCTCTTCGCCGAGCGGCGCGTGCTGCTCGATGGGTCCCGCACCATCATCTTCCGCTGA
- a CDS encoding alpha-ketoacid dehydrogenase subunit beta produces MPTEEKTSYSYLEAIGAALAHELDNNDDFFLIGEDVGAFGGPFKVTKGFLEKYGPRRIIDSPIAETGMAGLAAGAALAGLRPMVEFQFADFISCAFDPIINTIARHHWRTGDAMPIVLRAPFGGRLRAGPTHSQSMETYFAHVPGLKIVMPGTAEDAAGLLIASIRDNNPVMFFENKYLYRRLSAQGSPSFEPIELGKANVVREGTDITVVTYSAGVHQAVEAAEELAKDGISVEVVDLRTIKPLDIETVAASVKKTSRAVVLHEAAEFMGMGAEIAAEIQKEAFWYLDQPVERIAAKNTPTPTSPPLEDAVIPQQPEITETIRKVAKA; encoded by the coding sequence ATGCCGACTGAAGAGAAGACCTCATATTCCTACCTTGAGGCCATCGGTGCCGCGCTCGCCCACGAGCTCGACAACAATGACGACTTCTTTCTCATCGGCGAGGACGTAGGCGCGTTCGGCGGCCCCTTCAAGGTGACCAAGGGCTTCCTGGAAAAGTATGGCCCTCGGCGAATCATCGACTCGCCGATCGCCGAGACCGGGATGGCCGGTCTGGCCGCGGGCGCAGCCCTGGCCGGCTTGCGCCCCATGGTCGAGTTCCAGTTCGCCGACTTCATCTCCTGCGCCTTCGATCCGATCATCAACACGATCGCCCGCCACCACTGGCGCACGGGCGATGCGATGCCGATCGTCCTGCGGGCACCGTTCGGTGGTCGGCTGCGGGCGGGTCCCACCCACTCGCAGAGCATGGAGACCTATTTCGCCCACGTGCCCGGTCTCAAGATCGTGATGCCCGGCACCGCCGAGGACGCCGCCGGCCTGCTGATCGCATCGATCCGCGACAACAACCCGGTGATGTTCTTCGAGAACAAGTATCTCTATCGCCGCCTGTCGGCCCAGGGTTCGCCGTCGTTCGAGCCCATTGAGCTGGGCAAGGCCAACGTCGTGCGGGAGGGCACCGACATCACCGTCGTGACCTACTCCGCCGGTGTCCACCAGGCCGTCGAGGCCGCGGAGGAGCTCGCCAAGGACGGCATCTCGGTGGAGGTCGTCGACCTGCGCACCATCAAGCCGCTCGACATCGAGACGGTCGCCGCCTCGGTGAAGAAGACCTCACGGGCCGTGGTCCTCCACGAGGCCGCCGAGTTCATGGGCATGGGTGCCGAGATCGCGGCCGAAATCCAGAAGGAAGCCTTCTGGTATCTCGACCAGCCGGTCGAACGGATCGCGGCCAAGAACACCCCGACCCCGACCAGCCCGCCGCTGGAGGACGCGGTGATTCCGCAGCAGCCCGAGATCACCGAGACCATCCGGAAGGTGGCCAAGGCATGA
- a CDS encoding thiamine pyrophosphate-dependent dehydrogenase E1 component subunit alpha: MATRKRTSTAPEKDSTKPSTLAPPVEKNLSAEVLAALDITDTSMNPPASLEGRDHELLKKLYDGVVKARAFEDRMHSMYRAGDLLGSYYSGNWHEAISVGTMAAMEERDYYCPLHRDVGGHLMRGMPPEQIMGSFMGKSIAPTGGRDGTLHYGRLDLNTYNPPSHIPANYPVATGMAFAAKYRGEDRVAVAICGDGSTSRADFHESVNIAGAMQLPAVFQVQNNQIAMGTKLSMQTNSGSFVIKAAAYGIPGIKCDGTDVIAVYDAMKEAIDRARSGGGPTIVEAVTMRMHGHAEHDGAEYVDPALKEEWGKRDPVELYEKRLIEAGVISEEEAAETREAARKWAIAARKIAITAPMPDPTNIEEGVYAD, translated from the coding sequence ATGGCAACCCGCAAACGTACGAGCACGGCCCCGGAGAAGGATTCGACAAAGCCGTCGACTCTGGCTCCGCCGGTCGAGAAGAACCTCTCTGCCGAGGTTCTCGCTGCTCTTGATATCACCGACACCAGCATGAATCCGCCGGCGTCGCTCGAGGGTCGAGACCACGAACTTCTCAAGAAACTCTACGACGGTGTCGTGAAGGCCCGCGCGTTCGAGGATCGCATGCATTCGATGTATCGCGCAGGCGATTTGCTCGGATCGTACTATTCGGGCAACTGGCACGAGGCGATCAGCGTCGGCACGATGGCCGCCATGGAGGAGCGCGACTACTACTGCCCGCTCCACCGCGACGTGGGTGGCCACCTGATGCGTGGCATGCCGCCGGAGCAGATCATGGGTTCGTTCATGGGCAAGTCGATCGCCCCCACCGGTGGCCGCGACGGCACGCTCCATTACGGCCGGCTGGACCTGAACACCTACAACCCGCCGAGCCACATCCCGGCGAACTACCCCGTCGCCACGGGCATGGCCTTCGCCGCGAAGTATCGCGGTGAGGATCGGGTTGCGGTCGCGATCTGCGGAGACGGTTCCACCTCGCGCGCCGACTTCCACGAGTCCGTGAACATCGCCGGCGCAATGCAGCTGCCGGCCGTGTTCCAGGTCCAGAACAACCAGATCGCCATGGGCACCAAGCTGTCGATGCAGACCAACTCGGGAAGCTTCGTGATCAAGGCTGCCGCCTACGGCATCCCGGGCATCAAGTGCGACGGCACCGACGTGATCGCCGTCTATGACGCGATGAAGGAAGCCATCGACCGTGCCCGCTCCGGCGGTGGCCCCACCATCGTCGAAGCCGTGACCATGCGCATGCACGGCCACGCCGAGCATGACGGCGCCGAATATGTGGACCCGGCGCTGAAGGAGGAATGGGGCAAGCGGGATCCGGTGGAGCTCTACGAGAAGCGCCTCATCGAGGCTGGCGTCATCAGCGAAGAGGAAGCCGCCGAAACCCGGGAAGCCGCGCGCAAGTGGGCCATCGCCGCCCGCAAGATCGCGATCACGGCTCCGATGCCCGACCCCACCAACATCGAGGAAGGTGTCTATGCCGACTGA
- a CDS encoding response regulator transcription factor gives MEPTERTPAGGAGEHDPGASLSSIRVITVDDHEIVLRGLRAIAADHPETMTIVGEAGTAEELFRTLESVSADVVVLDLMLGDGSNATATIERIVQLGVACLVHTSEIRPAPLQQVMAAGASGVALKSDPPESMLEALTDIAAGEVAMSSDMAYLLATDAGLLAHLAPRELQTLRLLAEGVPKKAIGHRLDPQVKPATVTTFLSRAARRYAQLGREVGSSFDIVREAYRDGHLDL, from the coding sequence ATGGAGCCGACTGAGCGTACGCCTGCCGGCGGAGCCGGGGAACACGATCCTGGCGCCAGCCTGAGCTCGATCCGGGTGATCACGGTCGACGATCACGAGATCGTGCTGCGCGGGCTGCGGGCGATCGCTGCCGATCACCCGGAGACCATGACGATCGTGGGAGAGGCGGGCACGGCCGAGGAGCTGTTCCGCACTCTCGAATCCGTGTCAGCCGATGTCGTCGTGCTCGACCTGATGTTGGGGGACGGCAGCAACGCCACGGCCACGATCGAACGCATCGTGCAGCTCGGCGTGGCGTGCCTGGTGCACACGTCGGAGATCAGGCCCGCGCCGTTGCAGCAGGTGATGGCCGCCGGCGCGAGCGGGGTCGCGCTGAAGTCGGATCCCCCGGAGAGCATGCTCGAGGCCCTCACCGACATCGCTGCCGGCGAGGTCGCGATGAGCAGCGACATGGCCTATCTGTTGGCCACCGATGCCGGGCTTCTCGCCCATCTGGCGCCCCGAGAACTCCAGACGCTCCGGCTGCTGGCTGAGGGAGTCCCGAAGAAAGCCATCGGCCACCGCCTCGACCCGCAGGTCAAGCCGGCCACGGTGACGACGTTCCTGTCGCGCGCTGCGCGGCGGTACGCCCAGTTGGGCCGGGAGGTGGGCAGCTCGTTCGACATCGTCCGCGAGGCCTACCGCGACGGCCACCTCGATCTCTGA